The Toxorhynchites rutilus septentrionalis strain SRP chromosome 3, ASM2978413v1, whole genome shotgun sequence genome includes a region encoding these proteins:
- the LOC129779145 gene encoding uncharacterized protein LOC129779145, which yields MWKSIVCVLILTTLVAAQSGPPPYVLQCKRSDPQLIACLKNSLHHLKPYLAKGIPEIKLPSTEPFIMDQLSLQLTGGPQGYRINLKDMEVFGASNFTVKNIKLAENGKPFEARLTIPKLVIHATYTSSGVLIIIPASGSGDFDAVFDGVSADVRGQVSFHEKPTGTHMRIEGLDLNLAIKKPRLAVSKIFNNNKILTEATNLFLRENGHEVLRALQPQLQKKLSAEFVGISNQLLENVPLNYFIVD from the exons ATGTGGAAGTCAATTGTTTGTGTACTTATTCTTACAACACTGGTAGCAGCGCAAAGTGGAC CTCCCCCTTACGTGTTGCAGTGCAAACGTTCGGATCCACAACTGATCGCATGTCTGAAAAACTCCTTACATCATTTGAAGCCGTACTTGGCGAAGGGAATTCCGGAAATCAAG TTACCCTCTACCGAACCGTTTATTATGGACCAGCTATCACTACAGCTGACTGGTGGACCTCAAGGATACAGGATCAACTTGAAGGATATGGAAGTGTTTGGAGCCAGTAATTTCACCGTCAAAAATATCAA ATTGGCTGAAAACGGTAAACCTTTCGAAGCTCGACTGACCATTCCTAAGCTGGTAATTCATGCCACGTACACCTCCAGCGGAGTTTTAATTATTATTCCTGCGAGCGGGTCGGGTGATTTCGACGCTGTTTTCG ATGGGGTCAGTGCTGACGTTCGAGGACAAGTGTCATTCCACGAGAAGCCAACCGGAACGCACATGCGTATAGAGGGACTCGATCTGAACCTGGCCATCAAGAAACCACGGCTGGCAGTGTCGAAGATCTTCAACAACAACAAGATTCTGA CTGAGGCGACCAATCTGTTCCTACGGGAAAACGGCCACGAGGTTCTTCGGGCTCTTCAGCCGCAGCTGCAGAAGAAGCTATCCGCTGAGTTCGTGGGAATTTCCAACCAGCTACTGGAGAATGTTCCACTCAATTACTTCATCGTTGATTAG